A region from the Nitrospirota bacterium genome encodes:
- a CDS encoding site-2 protease family protein, whose amino-acid sequence MKKFPFLHLFLFVLTLLTTLTVGAMHVGVDLTKEPGKLYKGFPFAGALITILLSHELSHYFASKKHKVKATLPYFIPAPTIIGTFGAFIKMKSPIISRKSLIDIGASGPIAGFIVSIIVSVIGLNMSEVVSMEKYEGGLSLGDSMLFSILAKLIIGIIPADYDIMLHPVAFAGWIGFFVTSINLIPIGQLDGGHIAYALLGEKHKHISMLLVLAMFALGLLLWEGWALWAILMLILGLRHPPVIYWEIPLDHRRRFVGWLSLMILIITFIPVPFKLI is encoded by the coding sequence ATGAAAAAGTTCCCATTCTTGCACCTTTTCCTGTTTGTTCTCACTCTTTTAACTACACTTACTGTAGGTGCGATGCATGTGGGTGTAGACCTGACAAAAGAACCGGGGAAACTATATAAAGGATTTCCTTTTGCAGGTGCCCTGATAACTATTCTTCTCAGTCATGAATTATCACATTATTTTGCATCAAAAAAGCACAAAGTAAAAGCAACACTTCCGTATTTTATTCCAGCCCCAACGATTATAGGAACATTCGGGGCATTTATAAAAATGAAATCGCCGATTATTTCCAGAAAATCCCTGATAGACATAGGTGCTTCGGGACCTATAGCAGGTTTTATAGTCTCTATTATTGTATCAGTTATAGGGCTCAATATGTCAGAGGTTGTATCAATGGAAAAATATGAAGGAGGATTAAGTCTCGGTGATTCTATGCTTTTTTCAATTTTGGCTAAATTGATAATCGGAATAATCCCCGCCGATTACGATATTATGCTTCATCCTGTTGCCTTTGCAGGGTGGATAGGATTCTTTGTCACTTCTATTAATCTAATACCTATCGGCCAACTTGACGGAGGACATATAGCATATGCACTTCTTGGTGAGAAACACAAACATATTTCAATGCTTCTTGTTCTTGCTATGTTTGCGCTGGGTTTGTTATTATGGGAAGGCTGGGCTTTATGGGCTATATTGATGCTTATCCTGGGGCTCAGACATCCGCCTGTAATATACTGGGAAATTCCATTAGACCATAGAAGAAGATTTGT
- the lspA gene encoding signal peptidase II, giving the protein MKRSTIIIFIILLVILLDQASKYLIIRYVDVFDSIEILPFLHIVNVRNTGAAFGILKDMNTHFFITISIIAIIFVIYLLKKNAYNFVGLSLIFGGAAGNLIDRILYGKVVDFMDFSIGTFHWPAFNLADSCLTIGIGIILLTSLFKR; this is encoded by the coding sequence ATGAAAAGATCAACAATCATCATCTTTATAATCTTACTTGTAATTCTTCTGGATCAGGCTAGCAAATATCTTATTATCAGATATGTGGATGTTTTTGATTCAATAGAGATATTACCGTTCCTTCATATTGTTAATGTAAGAAATACAGGTGCTGCTTTTGGAATATTAAAAGACATGAATACCCATTTCTTTATAACTATTTCAATTATTGCCATAATCTTTGTAATCTATCTCCTTAAAAAGAATGCTTATAATTTTGTAGGCCTTTCTCTTATATTTGGTGGAGCTGCAGGCAACCTGATTGATAGAATTTTATATGGTAAGGTTGTAGATTTTATGGACTTTTCGATAGGTACTTTCCATTGGCCTGCATTCAACTTAGCTGACTCTTGTCTAACAATCGGAATCGGGATTATTTTGCTCACCTCTCTTTTTAAAAGGTAA
- the ileS gene encoding isoleucine--tRNA ligase: protein MKKDFKDTLNLPQTDFPMKANLTQKEPEVIKFWEEQMIYEKLQQKNIGNRHYILHDGPPYANGHIHIGHALNKILKDIIVKYKSMQGFYSPFVPGWDCHGLPIELQVDRNLGEKKDTLDIIDKRKLCREYAEKFVNIQKEEFKRLGVFADWENPYLTMSNSYEATIVGEFCKFVDGGYVYKGKKPVHWCPSCVTALAEAEVEYNEKESPSIFVKFALDQDSIGEIIPLLKGKNIYVIIWTTTPWTLPANLALAFHPDFEYLVIEQGSEFYIVAEGRLKSLREELKLNGDIIAKIPGKDFEGMYTLHPFIQRKSKIILGQFVSLEEGTGIVHIAPGHGEDDYEIGLQYGLDIYAPVNDYGKFDFTGNEKISSLEGKHVFKANADIIEILKNKNALLKEEKITHSYPHCWRCKKPVIFRATEQWFLSITKNKLREHCLSNIEHITWIPRWGKDRIYGMISNRPDWCLSRQRSWGVPITLLKCKDCGEFVKDTEILTGIVNLVEAQSAEIWFLKEPAELIPEGYKCKKCGGSLFSKETDILDVWFDSGVSHAAVMEKDLRLSWPADLYLEGSDQHRGWFQSSLIASVGTRGKAPYKTVLTHGFVVDGSGKKMSKSLGNVIAPQEIIKTNGAEILRLWVSAEDYRDDIRISKEIIDRLTEAYRKIRNTCRFLLGNLNDYDGKDYSHNMLEIDRWAISRLQTFTRKVIEAYERFNFHDVFHNIYNFCVIDMSSFYLDVLKDRLYTFRSDSAERLAAQWVLYNILSTMTRLMAPILSFTAEEVWQSILKKTKGYKQDIPEIVPSVFLASFPEFNEKYYDEKLEKMWDELFILRNEVNKALELKRAERFIGNSLEAKIVLSLSDKYKDLLMQKIDFLPTFFIVSAVEISDQSFKDSYKSAEMPGIEILVERASGKKCQRCWNWSESVGSFSEEPDICERCYKVLFS, encoded by the coding sequence ATGAAGAAAGACTTTAAAGATACACTTAACCTTCCACAAACAGATTTTCCTATGAAGGCTAATCTTACCCAGAAAGAACCAGAAGTCATAAAATTCTGGGAAGAGCAAATGATATACGAAAAGCTTCAACAGAAGAACATCGGGAACCGTCATTATATTCTTCATGATGGGCCGCCTTATGCAAATGGTCATATTCACATCGGTCATGCACTGAATAAAATACTAAAAGATATTATCGTCAAATATAAATCCATGCAGGGTTTCTATTCTCCTTTTGTTCCTGGATGGGACTGTCATGGTTTACCGATTGAACTTCAAGTTGACAGGAATTTAGGTGAAAAAAAAGATACGCTTGATATTATAGACAAGAGAAAACTGTGTAGAGAATACGCAGAAAAATTTGTAAATATACAAAAAGAGGAGTTCAAACGTCTCGGTGTCTTCGCTGATTGGGAAAATCCTTATTTAACCATGTCTAATTCTTATGAGGCAACGATTGTGGGAGAATTCTGCAAATTTGTAGATGGTGGTTATGTATATAAGGGTAAAAAGCCTGTTCACTGGTGTCCTTCATGTGTTACAGCACTTGCAGAAGCAGAAGTAGAATATAATGAAAAAGAATCACCTTCAATTTTTGTAAAATTTGCACTTGATCAGGATAGTATTGGGGAAATTATTCCTTTACTAAAAGGGAAAAATATATATGTTATCATTTGGACTACTACACCCTGGACACTACCTGCAAACCTTGCACTCGCATTCCATCCTGATTTTGAGTATCTTGTGATTGAGCAGGGAAGTGAATTTTATATAGTTGCCGAGGGCAGATTAAAATCACTCAGAGAAGAACTCAAGTTAAATGGAGATATTATTGCTAAAATTCCCGGAAAGGATTTCGAAGGGATGTATACACTGCATCCATTTATTCAAAGAAAGTCAAAAATAATTCTGGGTCAATTTGTATCACTTGAGGAAGGAACAGGAATTGTTCATATTGCTCCAGGACACGGAGAGGATGACTATGAAATCGGCTTGCAATATGGTCTTGATATTTATGCTCCGGTAAATGATTATGGTAAATTTGATTTCACTGGTAATGAAAAAATATCTTCTTTGGAAGGTAAGCATGTCTTCAAAGCAAATGCAGATATTATCGAAATTTTGAAGAATAAAAATGCTTTGCTTAAAGAAGAAAAAATTACACACTCATATCCCCATTGTTGGCGATGTAAAAAGCCGGTAATTTTCAGAGCAACAGAACAGTGGTTTTTATCTATTACAAAAAATAAACTCAGGGAACATTGTCTTTCAAATATAGAGCATATAACATGGATACCCAGATGGGGTAAAGACAGGATTTATGGAATGATCTCTAACAGGCCTGATTGGTGTTTATCAAGGCAACGGTCTTGGGGAGTGCCGATTACTCTTTTAAAATGCAAAGATTGTGGAGAATTTGTTAAAGATACTGAAATTCTTACAGGTATAGTTAATTTAGTTGAAGCACAGAGTGCTGAAATATGGTTTCTAAAGGAGCCGGCGGAATTAATTCCTGAAGGATATAAATGCAAAAAATGCGGAGGGTCTCTTTTTTCGAAAGAGACAGACATACTCGATGTCTGGTTTGACTCAGGCGTCAGTCATGCTGCTGTTATGGAGAAAGATTTAAGGTTATCGTGGCCAGCAGACCTTTATCTCGAAGGCAGCGATCAGCATAGAGGATGGTTCCAGAGTTCACTCATAGCTTCAGTAGGTACACGCGGAAAAGCACCATACAAAACTGTTCTTACACATGGTTTTGTTGTTGACGGTTCAGGTAAGAAAATGTCTAAGTCTCTTGGGAATGTGATTGCCCCTCAGGAAATTATTAAGACAAACGGTGCTGAGATTTTACGTTTGTGGGTATCTGCTGAAGACTATAGAGATGATATCAGGATTTCAAAAGAAATCATCGACAGACTTACTGAAGCATACAGGAAAATTCGTAATACATGCAGATTTCTCCTTGGCAATCTTAATGACTATGACGGTAAAGATTACAGCCATAATATGCTTGAAATAGACAGATGGGCGATTAGCAGATTGCAGACATTTACAAGAAAGGTTATAGAAGCATATGAAAGATTTAATTTCCATGATGTATTCCATAATATTTACAATTTCTGTGTTATTGATATGAGCTCTTTTTATCTTGATGTATTGAAAGACAGACTCTATACATTTAGATCAGATTCAGCAGAAAGGCTTGCTGCACAATGGGTTCTTTATAATATTCTTTCAACTATGACAAGATTAATGGCACCTATACTATCTTTTACTGCAGAAGAGGTATGGCAGAGCATACTAAAAAAGACAAAAGGATACAAACAAGATATCCCTGAGATTGTGCCATCTGTATTTCTTGCATCATTTCCAGAATTTAATGAAAAATACTATGATGAAAAGCTCGAGAAGATGTGGGATGAATTGTTTATTTTAAGAAATGAAGTAAATAAGGCTCTTGAATTAAAAAGGGCAGAACGTTTTATCGGAAATTCGCTTGAAGCAAAGATTGTCCTCAGTTTATCAGATAAATATAAAGATCTTCTTATGCAGAAGATAGATTTTCTGCCAACATTCTTTATTGTTTCAGCAGTTGAAATATCTGATCAAAGTTTTAAAGATTCTTACAAAAGTGCAGAGATGCCTGGTATCGAGATTCTTGTTGAACGTGCATCAGGGAAAAAATGCCAGCGTTGCTGGAATTGGAGTGAGTCTGTGGGCTCATTCAGCGAAGAACCGGATATATGTGAAAGATGCTATAAGGTTCTCTTTTCATAA
- the fusA gene encoding elongation factor G, whose translation MANFEVEKIRTVAVVAHGGAGKTSLVETMLFNAGAIDRLGHVEDGTTTTDFEPEEISRKITISSSVAFCDWNTYRINFIDTPGFINFIEDTRSCLRVVDGIVLIVSAISGVKAETQKIWKYASDYELPRLIFINKMDKENASFSRAVGDIEKAFETEAIPLQVPLGSGENFKGIVDLIKMKAFNFKNSKPEEIDIPSDIIPDVEAYRKKLVEKIAESDDTLLEKYLEGGALSDDEIIKGVKEGSITKRFIPVTCGSAINNIAIANLLDAIILCLPSPTEMSRISPIKGKNIKDGKDVEKKPLKDESLSAYVFKTIADPFAGRLSIFRVYSGVLKADSNVLNATTGVKERIGQVYYLQGKKQIPAQIVGPGEIGVVAKLKETYTGDTLSDEAHPIVFEKVKFSDPIISYAIAPKSKGDEEKVSGGLHKILEEDPTLRFQRDEETKEMLLSGMGQVHLEVTLERLKRKFGVEVIMKTPKVPYRETIKVSTRAQGKYKKQSGGRGQYGDCWIEIEPMPRGSGYEFVDKIVGGVIPQQYRPAVEKGVVETMREGVIAGYPIVDIRVTLYDGSYHSVDSSEMAFKIAGSMALKKAMLDAKPILLEPIMKVEVITPDDTLGAVIGDLNSKRGKVQGVEPQAGGNQKIIALVPMSEMLVYANQIHSLTSGRGLYSMEFSHYEELPSHLAQKIIAEREAQKKERAEEK comes from the coding sequence ATGGCAAATTTTGAGGTAGAAAAAATACGTACTGTTGCTGTTGTAGCTCATGGAGGTGCAGGCAAAACTTCTCTTGTAGAAACTATGTTATTTAATGCAGGAGCTATTGATAGACTCGGTCATGTTGAGGATGGAACGACTACAACAGATTTTGAACCCGAGGAAATTTCAAGGAAGATAACCATTTCCTCATCTGTTGCATTTTGTGACTGGAATACCTACCGCATTAATTTTATTGATACTCCTGGCTTTATTAATTTTATAGAAGACACGAGGAGTTGTCTGCGTGTTGTTGATGGAATAGTATTAATTGTGAGTGCTATTTCCGGAGTAAAAGCTGAAACGCAAAAGATATGGAAATACGCTTCTGATTATGAACTTCCGAGACTGATCTTTATAAATAAAATGGATAAAGAAAATGCCAGTTTTTCGAGAGCAGTTGGTGACATAGAAAAGGCTTTTGAGACTGAAGCCATACCGCTTCAGGTTCCATTAGGTTCCGGAGAAAACTTTAAAGGTATTGTTGACCTGATAAAGATGAAGGCTTTTAATTTTAAAAATAGTAAACCTGAAGAAATTGATATTCCATCTGATATTATCCCAGATGTCGAAGCATATAGAAAAAAACTTGTTGAAAAGATTGCAGAATCCGACGATACGCTATTAGAAAAATACCTTGAAGGAGGGGCTCTTTCAGATGATGAGATAATTAAAGGAGTAAAAGAAGGGTCAATTACAAAACGATTTATTCCTGTCACGTGTGGTTCTGCAATAAATAATATTGCTATTGCTAATCTCCTCGATGCGATTATTCTCTGTCTTCCGTCTCCAACAGAAATGTCGCGAATTTCACCGATAAAGGGAAAGAATATAAAGGATGGAAAAGACGTCGAAAAAAAGCCTCTTAAGGATGAATCTTTATCAGCATATGTTTTTAAGACAATAGCAGACCCTTTTGCGGGAAGGCTATCGATCTTCAGGGTTTATTCAGGAGTGCTTAAAGCCGACTCTAATGTTCTTAATGCAACAACAGGTGTAAAGGAAAGGATAGGGCAGGTCTACTATCTTCAGGGGAAAAAGCAAATACCTGCCCAGATTGTGGGACCAGGGGAGATAGGTGTTGTTGCAAAACTTAAAGAAACATATACTGGGGATACCCTATCTGACGAGGCTCATCCAATAGTTTTTGAAAAAGTAAAGTTTTCAGACCCTATTATTTCATATGCGATTGCACCAAAAAGCAAAGGCGATGAAGAGAAGGTAAGTGGTGGACTTCACAAGATTCTTGAAGAAGATCCAACTTTAAGATTTCAGCGTGATGAAGAGACAAAGGAAATGCTTCTTTCAGGAATGGGACAGGTACATCTTGAGGTTACACTTGAACGTTTAAAGAGAAAATTTGGGGTTGAAGTCATTATGAAGACCCCCAAAGTTCCTTATAGAGAAACGATCAAAGTCTCTACTCGTGCCCAGGGAAAATATAAAAAACAATCAGGTGGTAGAGGACAGTACGGAGACTGCTGGATAGAAATAGAACCTATGCCGAGAGGGAGTGGTTATGAGTTTGTAGATAAGATAGTCGGCGGTGTTATACCACAACAATATAGACCTGCAGTTGAAAAAGGAGTAGTTGAAACCATGAGAGAGGGAGTTATTGCAGGCTATCCTATAGTTGATATTAGAGTAACTTTATATGATGGATCATATCATTCAGTAGATTCATCCGAAATGGCATTCAAGATAGCAGGGTCTATGGCATTGAAGAAAGCAATGTTAGATGCCAAGCCAATTCTACTTGAACCTATAATGAAAGTAGAAGTAATCACACCAGATGATACACTGGGAGCAGTTATTGGCGATCTGAATTCAAAAAGGGGAAAAGTTCAGGGTGTTGAACCTCAGGCTGGTGGTAATCAGAAGATTATTGCACTTGTTCCTATGTCTGAGATGCTTGTATACGCAAATCAAATTCATAGTTTGACATCTGGCAGAGGGCTTTATTCAATGGAATTTTCTCATTACGAGGAACTGCCAAGTCATCTGGCACAGAAAATTATTGCTGAACGTGAAGCACAGAAGAAAGAAAGAGCTGAAGAAAAGTAA
- a CDS encoding SoxR reducing system RseC family protein, with translation MVKFKSMEEFGIIESVHGKTATVKIPRKTMCEGCSLGTCKPAEQSMEIEAFNPIDAQVGQRVKVVIKPYTYLKESFIVYGIPALSLVIGAISGKEIFSSYFSNIDSDTLSALFGFGALIISFLFIKIWSISSGKKQHNKSVIEKVLNEKDWI, from the coding sequence ATGGTAAAATTCAAATCTATGGAAGAATTTGGTATTATTGAAAGCGTTCATGGTAAGACAGCTACAGTGAAAATTCCCAGGAAAACAATGTGTGAGGGATGCAGTTTAGGAACTTGTAAACCTGCGGAACAATCAATGGAAATTGAGGCATTTAATCCTATTGATGCCCAGGTTGGACAAAGAGTAAAAGTTGTTATTAAGCCTTATACTTATCTCAAGGAGTCTTTTATTGTTTATGGTATTCCAGCTCTTTCCCTTGTAATAGGAGCTATTAGTGGAAAAGAAATCTTCAGCAGTTACTTCAGTAATATTGATTCAGATACTTTATCCGCTCTCTTTGGATTTGGTGCATTAATAATATCTTTTTTATTTATAAAAATATGGAGTATTTCATCAGGGAAAAAACAACATAATAAATCTGTCATTGAAAAAGTATTGAATGAGAAAGATTGGATTTAA
- a CDS encoding pantoate--beta-alanine ligase, which translates to MEVIRIPRIMQYTSKNHLLKGKTIGFVPTMGALHEGHLSLVRRARQDNNITVVSIFVNPIQFGPSEDYAKYPRDIEEDTKKLQKENIDILFLPDVSGMYPEDFLTYIDVEKISTKLCGAFRPGHFRGVATVVMKLFNIVKPTSAYFGQKDFQQTVVIKQMVKDLDLDIDIIICPTVRETDGLAMSSRNVYLDTEQRKAATIIYKTLLEASNLIKSGIIDGRKIQKIMQEKILKEPAVTKIDYIGVYDPVTLEEIYNIKKDVLLAAAIRIGSTRLIDNMILNL; encoded by the coding sequence ATGGAAGTTATCCGAATACCCAGAATAATGCAGTATACTTCAAAAAACCATCTGCTTAAAGGGAAGACAATAGGTTTCGTCCCAACCATGGGCGCACTTCATGAAGGCCATCTAAGTCTTGTTAGAAGGGCAAGACAGGATAATAATATTACGGTGGTTAGCATATTTGTCAATCCAATACAGTTTGGCCCTTCAGAGGATTATGCAAAATACCCAAGAGATATCGAAGAAGATACCAAAAAACTACAGAAGGAAAACATTGATATACTTTTCCTTCCTGATGTCTCTGGAATGTATCCAGAGGATTTCCTCACCTATATTGATGTTGAGAAAATTTCGACAAAACTCTGCGGAGCATTCAGACCCGGCCATTTCAGAGGTGTTGCAACAGTTGTAATGAAATTATTCAATATAGTAAAACCTACAAGTGCATACTTCGGTCAAAAAGATTTTCAGCAGACGGTCGTTATAAAGCAGATGGTTAAAGACCTCGATCTTGATATTGATATAATCATATGTCCTACCGTTAGAGAGACTGATGGTCTTGCCATGAGTTCGAGAAATGTATACCTCGATACTGAACAAAGAAAAGCAGCAACAATTATTTATAAAACCCTTCTGGAAGCTTCAAACCTTATTAAATCTGGTATAATAGACGGCAGGAAAATTCAAAAAATAATGCAGGAAAAAATACTGAAAGAACCTGCTGTAACAAAAATTGATTATATCGGTGTATATGATCCAGTAACGCTTGAAGAAATTTATAATATTAAAAAAGATGTATTACTGGCAGCAGCTATACGTATAGGTTCTACAAGGCTTATTGATAATATGATATTAAATTTATAG
- a CDS encoding phosphoadenosine phosphosulfate reductase family protein: MNDHEQKYLEGLNIDEKIDFSKKIINDAISRFGQEKIALAITGGKDSTMLLWLFKNVCSELSIKIPKCMFIDEGDVFTEILEFVETLKKQWNLDIVIAKNTDVAGKVKKIGDIIKVKDLNESNRQELRNLNFNEDEFTFEPESYIGNHLMKTVPMKTFIQEYKIAALATAIRWDEQEARKNEEYFSPRTNPDHYRIHPILHFKERDIWTAIHKYKIPYCILYSQGYRSLGAKSTTYKNSDIPAWQQDLEHTTERSGRGQDKELVMEKLRDLGYM; the protein is encoded by the coding sequence ATTAATGACCATGAACAAAAATATTTAGAAGGTCTCAATATTGATGAAAAAATTGATTTTTCAAAAAAAATTATAAATGATGCTATCAGCAGGTTTGGTCAAGAAAAGATTGCCCTTGCAATTACAGGAGGCAAGGATAGCACAATGCTTTTATGGCTTTTCAAAAATGTATGCAGTGAACTTTCTATTAAGATTCCTAAATGCATGTTTATCGATGAAGGAGATGTTTTCACTGAAATCCTCGAGTTTGTCGAGACTTTAAAAAAACAATGGAATCTTGATATTGTCATTGCAAAAAATACTGATGTCGCAGGAAAAGTGAAAAAGATAGGTGATATTATAAAAGTAAAAGACCTTAACGAATCGAACAGACAGGAACTCAGAAATCTAAATTTCAACGAGGATGAATTCACTTTTGAGCCAGAATCATATATCGGCAATCACCTGATGAAAACAGTCCCGATGAAGACGTTTATTCAAGAATATAAGATTGCAGCTTTGGCAACAGCTATCCGATGGGATGAACAGGAAGCGAGAAAAAATGAGGAATATTTTAGCCCGCGAACAAATCCAGATCATTATCGTATCCATCCGATTCTACATTTTAAGGAAAGAGATATATGGACTGCTATACATAAATATAAAATTCCATACTGTATTCTTTATTCACAGGGTTACCGTTCACTCGGTGCTAAAAGCACAACTTATAAAAATTCAGATATTCCAGCATGGCAGCAGGATCTGGAACATACTACAGAAAGAAGTGGTAGAGGACAGGACAAAGAACTCGTAATGGAAAAATTAAGGGATTTAGGTTATATGTAA